The genomic interval CGGCCCGCGCGTCCCCTCGTGTTGGCCACGGGGGTGGCGGAGCTCGTCTCCGGGGTGAGCGCCATCCTGGGATTCGCCACCCGGCCCGCCGCGCTGGCGGTGCTCGCCACGCAGGCGGTGGCCATCGCCAAGGTGCATGGCTCGAAGGGCTTCGACGTCACGAAGGGCGGCTACGAGTTCAACCTCGCGTTGTGCGCCATCGCTCTGGGCTTGTTGGTGCGTGGGCCCGGGCGCTTGTCCGTGAGTGAGGCCCTGAGTGAGTGGACGAGGCGCCGGGAGCGGAGGCGTCTGCGGTGGTTGCCTCGTCAGCGCCGAGCCTCCCGGCTGCTGGACGTGCTGGGATGAACCCGCGCGGGGCCAGGTGAGGTGCGGGGCCTGGCAAGCCATGTTTCAGACGGGGGCGCTTCGTCCCCTGGCCGGTGATGGGTCGAGCACGTGAGGGCTGTCCCCTCACGGCCCGGAGCCTCGTAAGATGCGCGGCACATGCTTCCGTCCGCCTTTGTCCTGCTGGCGCTCGCCACCTCGCCGGGTGCCGCCC from Myxococcus stipitatus carries:
- a CDS encoding DoxX family protein, whose translation is MSAVMLTEQPDILKSAALLPPRLSLGSTMVVHGLAKLRREGTETHVGFFEQLGIRPARPLVLATGVAELVSGVSAILGFATRPAALAVLATQAVAIAKVHGSKGFDVTKGGYEFNLALCAIALGLLVRGPGRLSVSEALSEWTRRRERRRLRWLPRQRRASRLLDVLG